TGACACTTAATTTTATAATACTATAGTTTATGCAATAGAAGCATCATGTAACAAGTGAATGCACCTCATAACATGGCTTAGATTTTACCAAGTACCTCCCTCCTCCCACTTGCACTTTGAAAAAAGCTAAACAATCATCACATTGCTCTTTCATATATCTACACAAAAACGGCCTAACATGCTAGTTAGAGATCTCTTTAACAACATGAACCACATAGGAAAGCCGTACAAATGCCTTGCAATAGGTTATAGGGGTTATATAATATCCAGCCTCTAGTATTTTCATCATGTTAAAATCGTGATGTTATGTGAGCTCAATAGTAGTTGGTTATTGTTGCATCTCTGGTAGACAAATAGTTGCCTCAGCATGGCAGGGCAAGCTGCACGGCCGGATGCCGAAGGCAAAAAAAAGTTCGTATTGGAGGTAATTtggtatgaaaaaataaattctaCATCAAATTATCATGTTCGAAACAAAAAATGGACGAGATAGACCGTAAAATAAATGACGGGTCCTATAgttaattttttaagaaataagGTAAACCAAATGtcgcaaaaaaaaaagtatttgtgGATGTAATCTAAAATTATCAATTCTCAGTGAAAATACcttcatttatattatattaatattatataaattatattatacaattaaaatatattatattaatattttatctgtgtattataaatatattaatattttgataaaaaactATAGATAGTACTAtattcaatatattaatttatttattaataattgatatatttatttgtataccaaaatatactaaaatttatctattataaaatatatattattatataattattttaaaaatatttattaagttatgtaaatatattttaatattcaaaATAGCTAATATTCTAAGTAGGTTATAAATGGGCAATAAATGAATTGAGGGAAAATTAATTACATTGGTAAAAATATGgtgatatttttttcttaactaTAAATAATTTGAATTGTCAGAGGATAACCAAACATATCCCAACCAAAGCAATCCAAAACGTCATTCCACAAGTTTCCACCAGCGGTGGTTGGAATCGCGACCCCCCCCACGAGGCCGTGCAATTGGCAAAGTATTTGAGCATCTCAACCACCGCCGTtcaatcaaatataaacaaagcCACCCGGTCCCGCCACTGCACGTAAGCATAAGAAATCAGTGACCACGAAGCAGATTTCGTGAGAAATGCCGCCGGAGGTAGTAGTTTGGAGTCAGGAAGGACAGAACGAGGACTATCAATTATGATGCTGTCAGCGCCGCAGCTAACACCTTCTTCGGACTAAACCCAGTACTTCTAAATTCTAGGCAGTCTTCTGAAGCGTGTCCAAGTTGGACCAGATCTGATCGAGATTTAATTGAACGGGCTGGACCCAGATCTGACAGAACCGATCCGCGGCTCAACGAAGGTGTCATACAAGAAGTACCTCATCTAATTTCACCAGGCCAACAAGTAAACGGAAAAAAAAACTAGGGAAATCCGCGACGTCCTCACTTTTTGTATTTCCCCATCTTcgagctcaaaaaaaaaaaaaaaccgcctCCGTGGAAAACCAGAAATCACTGCACTGATTTAGttcatacttaaaaaaaaatctataaaatatttgatgaaatctaaaaatctataaaaaatttataaaaaacatctattttttttaaaaaatataaaatatttattatatttttaataacaaaattattctatatttttaattttttgtatattatatatatatatttgaaaattaaacgtacgggcgtcgattaaatgcggAACCGGATGCCCCCGCTTGGTTTGTCCAGTGAAGTCGCTATCTGATCCGCCGTTACTTAGATGGTGCTGGTGTGATGTATTCACACAGAAATATAACTACCATGCTGATAAAGCTTtaccatgaatgaaaagaatatgaataaaaaatattttatccgTATTAAATACTTTCCAGCAGAAAAGGGTCTAGTAGGGGTTGAGGTTGATATGCAGGTTTTCTTAACCACCACTCCCCCTCCCcacttaacaaaaaaataaaaataaaattaaataaataattaaacaagtcctcGACGGAACAAAAGAATAGAAGAATGGAGAAAGATGACCCCCTCCAAGCGAGTCCCAGATTCCCACATATAGCCCCCCCGCCCAAGGCTCCTCTGCGAGTGACCGAGTGCATCGCGAATTCGGTTCTTCACCATAGAACTCCAAACCAGCCTTGCGACAGGTAGCGGAGATGGGGGTGAGCAACAAGATAACGGCGGTGCTCAACTTCGTGGGGCTGCTATGCTCGGTGCCGATCATCGGGGCGGGGATCTGGCTGGCGTCGAAGCAGGACAACGAGTGCGTCGAGCTGGCACGGTGGCCGGTGATCATCCTGGGggtcctcatcctcctcgtcTCCCTCGCCGGGTTCGTGGGGGCCTACTGGAACCGCCAGGGTCTCCTCGCCGCCTACCTCTTCTGCATGGCCGTCCTCAtcgtcctcctcctcatcttccTCGTCTTCGCCTTCGTCGTCACCCGCCCCGACGGCTCCTACCCCATCCCCGGCCGCGCCTACAGCGAGTACCGCCTCTACGGCTTCTCCTCCTGGCTCCGCCACTACGTCACCGATTCCGACCGCTGGGACCACATCCGCTCCTGCCTCACCGCCTCCGACGTCTGCCAGAAGCTCGGCCGCGACCAACCCTACCTCACCGCCGATCAGTACTTCCAGACCCATCTCTCCCCTCTCCAGGCAAGGACCAATCCTGACCTAGATCCCCCTTTCCCTTTCCAAGCAGCGTCACCACCAAAAACGCCCCCGCTCTTCGAGTAAATTACATGGATTGCCATGGTTGGTGCTCGTTAGCTGGCAGTTGTTCGGTTCCTTCTTGCATAGCTTTCGCCGtcacctttttatttttattttttattgttttttcataaatattcttctaaaaatttaaatttatataaatattttttaaaaaatttatatttattttttactgTTTCTCAATAAATGCTTCTGATATAacgatttttaataaaaattatatttattttaattaagaaataaaataaaattttgaaattatttttttcattacgattgttttataaatatattagttaatttattttgaaactgttcccttttttttaagGGATACAGAGGATGTTCATGCAAAATTCGGTATTTATGAGGGTATTTctgattatatatatttttttggttaGTCCGGGTGCTGTAAGCCGCCGACGGTGTGCGGGTACGGCTATGTGAACCCGACGATGTGGATAAACCCGAGCAACCCCATGGCGGACGCGGATTGCTCGGCCTGGAGCAACGACCAGAGCCAGCTGTGCTACGGCTGCACCTCCTGCAAGGCCGGCTTGCTTGGCAACCTCCGGCAGGAGTGGAGGAAGGCCAACATCGCCCTCATTGTCGCCGCCGTGGCTCTCATCTGGGTCTACATCATCGGCTGCAGCGCCTACAAGAACGCCCAGACCGAGGAGCTCTTCCGCCGCTACAAGGAGGGCTTCGTCTAGTCCGATCATCCGATTCCATGCGCCATCACGATCGCTCTTTTCGATCTCTAGCACTAGAATTTCCTCTTGCTCTGTTTGTGAACTATATAGCCTTGCCCTGCATCTACTTATGTGGTCTGTAAAGATGTCCTGTGGTTCTCTGTTTCCTTCGTACTTTTTCAGTTGCAGTAGCAAAAGGAATAAAAATTATTGACGCAGAGAATAGAAAGCCAGCATGAACATGAATGAAGGCCTTCTGGTTTTCATTTAAGAACTTAATAAGAATCGATTTGAGTGGAAGgattccattttttttctttttaattcaaGAATTCATGACTTCAATCATGGTGCTCTTATAGTGCTGTTCCAAGATAGAGGAGAACTTGTGCTAAGATAAAGAAGAACATGTCCTGGAATCATTCGCAGCTGCACTTGCATCCACGTCCCAGATGCCTTTCTACATATAGCATGACTGTTCTCGTCAAAAAATAAGAGATCTGAATTGAGAGGAACCAGCAGCAATAAGGGAACAATAATTTAGATCTTCGAATCCAGGATGGAAGTCCGAGAAATTAAACTTTCATTGATTTGTGAACATTtgcacttttctttttttttttcttttttttgctaaaaaaaaaaaaggggtaggagggaggaagggataaGCCCACCTCCGCGTAGCAGCTCCCATTGGGCCTCCGCCCTGCcgggagaatgttcgatgcgggcagaaatggccgtgtgttgggcactccgaccggttttactcataccctctccaTCCGTAGGTCCGGCTCAGCTACTtctctgagctctggctcgagtcccacgtgtgagtatgTCACACCAGGCACCATCcctccggtccacaatttaatcgtcgccgcagcaATTCGAACTTGGAATCTTGTGGTTAGAATTAAttcccagtaccactaggcacTTTTCTTCTCTTCGTGGAAATCTTCAGTTTTCCGCTCACTACGGTCACATCTATTACTGTCATGTCGTACTAAATGACACAAAGGGCCACAAATGTTTTTTCTGACTAACAGCTGCAAGTAATAGAGCTATATTAACTTTAGCAAACTGCAGAATGGAAGATTCATAATTGCATGTGGGCCTCCCTCAGTCCCTCCCCTACTGGCTAAGAAATACTATACTTTTATACCCAATCCATTAATTTCGCTTCTAATGTTTCGCAAGTTATATCCAAATCCGAGAAGCATTTTGTTTCAGGGAGTTTGCACCCAAAATATTCAAAGTCAGCCGAACTATCTTAACCcaaagatttgcatatttggatctttctttgccATAAACCATATAATTGTGGATAGGATAATATGCTGACTCATTTTACTAAACTTGTATTGCTACTGCTTTAGGCAGTATCAGAGCCTAAGAAATGAACTATCTACTGATACATAAAATTGAGTTCTTATTATTGTGCTTGTTAAGTATTGCAATGCCGCAATGAGCTACATGGCAAACAAAAAGgtaaaaggattttttttttaacaatccCTATTGCAGAGCTATGATTGCCTGATATAAATGTCTAATTGTGAAGCGAAAAATAAATTGCAGCAGGAATTGTATCGTGAAGGCTTTCATCACTCTTTGCGGTCCTTCCTCATCAAATTTTACCTGAAGGAAGAACAAATGTATAGAAGTGGTTCACCAGTCATACGAGGCTAATATATAGTCTGATACGAACAATATGCTAATGACTTAATTACAGCacgaggaaaagagagagagagcactgGAGAGGAAGGTGAGGCTCTTCCACCATAAATGACATTGTAGAGGTATACCGTGGGGCTGTAGGATAAGTTATAGTTTGATCGATCTCTACTCCGGTTGTTGATGATAACTCTCTCTCATTCTTTGCGCTTATAATCATTATCACATTTAGAGGTGCCTTAAAGAGAAAGACTCAAGAATAAGTGGGCGTTCAGGTTGAAAACTGAAGAGAAGAATTCACAACCAAGGTAAACGAAATAGTTGGTTGTGAAAAGTTTTGGTCAGAGAAAGAGTGTTGACtttgaaaaaaatttcttatatgtggttaatatatctttaaTCTGAGTTATCCTTGATTTATCTACAAGCACGAATTTGGAGATTGAACAACTTGATGTGAAAACTGACTTCCTTCATGGTGACTTAAAGGAGAAAATTTATATAGAGCAGCAAGAAGGGTTCATAATAAAAAGGCAAAGAGCATCTCATGTGCAAATTAAAAAAGAACTCGTATGGGCTCAAGCAGGTACCTAGGCAATAGTATAAATGGTTTGATTTATTTATGATGGACTATGGGAATAGTAAAACCGCTTCTGATCATTGTATATTTATGAAAAGATTTTCTAATGGAGATTTTATTATTCTCTTGATCTATATGGATGGCATATTGACCGTTAGCCATGATGTTAagaagattgaaagcttgaaagGAGAATTAAGCAAGttctttgccatgaaggatttggggaTGGTTAAAAAAATTCTTGGCATGAGAATTATTCTCCACTTATAGGTCACTTCAAGTTAAGTTTCAAGCAGCGTCTTACAAGTCAGAAAGATAAAGAAGAAACGAAGAAGATTTTTTATGCATTTGTAATTGGTAGTTTGATGTACGCCATCGTTTACACAAGGTCGGATATTGCTTATGCAGTTGGTGTTACAAATTGGTTTCTTTTTAGTCGATGTAGAGGCAGTAGAGGGACTACGGGTTAGCGACCTTTTGGCAGGAGGTGGAGCAGGGTGGGATGATACTAGACTTCGACAGCTATTTGGGGTACACCTCGCAGCGAGGATCCGGTCTCTTCCGTTACCAGGATGTGGGGGGCGGGATGTCAGGGTATGGGGCACATCGAGCCAGGCCAGTGTCAGGCTAGGAGACCTCTCCCGTGTCATCCAGTCAGAGCGGGAGAGGGGGCCGGATTGCACATGGATCTGGAGGCACGGTCTCCACCCGCGGGTAGCcctcttcttatggaaggtgttctgggatcgccttccgacgagagctgCGCTGAGTAGGCGTGGTTGGGGGATCCCTGCAGAGTGTGGAGCGTGTGGGGCTGTGGAGTCGGTAGACCATGTGCTCTTTCAGTGTGTATGGGCGAGATTGACATGGCAGTGGGCAGGGATCCCGCAGGAGGCCCGGAGTGACAGGCCACAGTTCCTCCACATGATACGACAGGGGCTACCCAGTTCCGGGACGTGTCAGGAGGCTATtagagcgacttgcacagcGCACCAGATTTGGCTGGCAAGAAATGCTCGTACTCTTGGCGAtcgcagggtgtcaccgaggtttgctGCGGAGCTTGCTCGTGTTCAGGCCCTTGAGTTTGTACCCACCACCTCTTCAGacagacctttgacagctcgggacacctggggccccccctctgcttcggcagcccaccacatggtgtttttcacctgggagcccccacccccgagtttcctcaaggtcaattttgatgggtcgGTGTTGGACGGCGGTGCGCGGGGTGGTGCGGGCTTTGTTATACGAGGCCCGCACTCCAGGGTAGTTACAGCAGGTGGCTGCCAGCTGTTCGATACGTCGGTTCCGGAGGCAGAGCTTCGAGCAGCCTGGGCGGGCGTGCGCCATGCGAGGATGATCCTGCGAGCCAGCTCGATCATTTTGGAGGGCGACTCCACCACGGTCATCGGATGGATTCGGAGGGGGGCGACGGGTGATGGTACAGACCACCCTTTGATCCGCGACATagggagcatgatgggagatgtGCGAGCCTTCCACGCTCAacatgtatttagagaagctaatggggcagccgactgggtggcggccCATGCGGCTCATCACTCAGGGTATACCCTTTGGTCGGGGGAGGAGGAGCTGCCACAAGCGCTCCGCGAGttgctttattttgattttcttggatgtattcgtacacgtattgtatgaaatacccgttttcagcaaaaaaaaaaaaaaaaaaaaaaggaacattgAACAATTGTTAAATAGATGCTCAGGTATCTCAGAGATACTTCTAGAGTCGCTTTATATTTTAGTAATAGTAAACCTATGTTAGATAAGTACACAAATGCAAACATGGATGGTGATATAGATTTTAGAAAATTCACATTACTGTACTTGATTTTTTCGGAGGAGTAGTGTCATGACAATCTAAGTTACAAAAATGTGTTGCTTTATCTACTACGGAAACTGAGTATATTGCAGTTACAGAAGCTTGTAAAGAACTTTTATGGATAAAAATTTTTCTATAAGAGTTGGCAAAGAATAAGAGAACTATATATTTTATTGTGACATTCAAAGTGCCATCCATCTTTCAAAGAATCCAACATTTTATTCAAGATCCAAGCACATTGATGCGAAATATCATTAGGTTCGAAATGCTATGGAGATAAAGTTACGGTGTCTTGAAAAAATCTATATTAATGATAACGGGTCAGATATGATGAGTAAAACCTtgcctataaaaaaaaatattgcttaTAGAGAGAACACGGGCTTGGTGGAACCCCTCACATGAGTCACGAGGGGGGGATTTGTTGGTATAGTCCCTCCTCATGTGGGACCCAcacattaaatttttttaaaaaagggcaAGATAGCGTGGCAgtattttggttttcaaaaatAACTTGGCCTGGTGGTATAGTAATCATGGAAAACGGAGTAATGGATATAAAGGAAAcagggaagaaaaagagaaagcaaAGGGTGCTACTTTATCGGATGATCATATGATTGATTTTATTTAGAGTTGGCTAAAATTTCAATATGTTGTTTCTGGCACTAGGAGCTGTAGGTTGAACGGTTTGGATTTTTGAATATAAAAGAAATGATGACAGGATTTTGTTTGGACATGGATAAGCGCAATAATTTATATCAGGCATGGTAAAACATTTTTAGATCTCCATCCCATCTTAGGCCACCCTTCACATCATTGCCATTAggctatatatctatatatattcaTTACTGCAATTACAAGGAACATggagaaagattccatgattgCCCACTCGGAGCCCCAAAAGTAGTTATTTGGGCCTTAAAAAATCTTGATGTTTGTGATTTAGGTTAGCCAAGATAGACGATTTTGTGTTAGAACTAATGCACCTCAAGCATATTCCACATTGAATTTTGGGTGATTTGAATTGGTGTTCCAATTGCCTAGTTTTCTCATATGTATGGCACAATGCCAAGTTCTTAGCATTCTAGTACCCTTTTTTGACTTCAAGATCATGGGGAGGCTATATGGAATCTCATCTTCAGAATTATATGGAGGAGATTTTTTTGGGTATTATTCTCGG
This is a stretch of genomic DNA from Phoenix dactylifera cultivar Barhee BC4 chromosome 9, palm_55x_up_171113_PBpolish2nd_filt_p, whole genome shotgun sequence. It encodes these proteins:
- the LOC103709586 gene encoding tetraspanin-2; translated protein: MGVSNKITAVLNFVGLLCSVPIIGAGIWLASKQDNECVELARWPVIILGVLILLVSLAGFVGAYWNRQGLLAAYLFCMAVLIVLLLIFLVFAFVVTRPDGSYPIPGRAYSEYRLYGFSSWLRHYVTDSDRWDHIRSCLTASDVCQKLGRDQPYLTADQYFQTHLSPLQSGCCKPPTVCGYGYVNPTMWINPSNPMADADCSAWSNDQSQLCYGCTSCKAGLLGNLRQEWRKANIALIVAAVALIWVYIIGCSAYKNAQTEELFRRYKEGFV